The following nucleotide sequence is from Acyrthosiphon pisum isolate AL4f chromosome A2, pea_aphid_22Mar2018_4r6ur, whole genome shotgun sequence.
CTAGTAAATCAGCACACTATATTTTGTACCGCAGTGAGCAATCTATAGTATTTGCAATCAATGTTATTACtgatattactaatatttcGTTAgctgataaaatgttttaaacgtatatttatatttccatgCTTTTTTCTTAGGTTCCAATCGTCAAAATGACAGATAAGGCTACTGATGTTAGAGTAGATATTAGTTTTAACATGAATAATGGTGTCAAATCAGCTGAAATGATAAAACACTATATGGATGTTTTTCCAATGCTTCCAAAACTTGTGTTAGtgctaaaacaatttttagcaCAGAGGGACATGAATGAAGTGTTCTATGGAGGCATATCTTCTTATAGTTTGATCCTTATGGTCGTCAGTTTTTTGCAGgtaccataaattataaatattgcatgtatatttttaaaaataacacttaTGTTTATTCTGTATATAGTTACATCCTAGAGGAGATTTAAATTACCCCACTGCCAATCTAGGTGTATTGTTAATAGAGTTCTTCGAACTTTATGgcaaaaaatttaactatatgcATACAGCTATACGTGTGAAAGATGGTGGACTATACATATCTAAAGACGAAGTAATAAAACATGCCATATAGTTCCTACAGTATaagcattaattaatatactatttacagGTCCAAAAAGACATGGCTGATGGTCATAGGCCAAGTATTTTGTGTATAGAGGATCCATTAACCCCGGGAAATGATATTGGTCGTGGTTCTTATGGTGCTCTTCAAGTAAAAAGTGTATTTGAATATGCATTCACCACATTAAAAGCTGCTCTTGACCCTCAAATTGTTTCACCTAGTTTTAggtttgtttttaatgtattttacttttttaaaatataatgaaatgaaTCATTCATTTACAAATATTGAATGACTCataaattagaattaatttctattattttaatgttaataactaCTTTTTGTCGCAGTATACTCGGACGAATAGTACGAGTTAATGACAAAGTTATACTTTACCGGCAGTGGGTTAGAGATACTTATGCCTTACAAAATACTCAAAgagtgataattaataattatttgaccactagtaatattagtaacaaTGTTAGTGTGTCCACCACTACTAGTAGTAGAGCTTCTACGGTATCTTCTGGTTCTGGATCAGCTGAATCTGTAAGTgtcaatgtaaatttattttattcttatgtttcctttataattgatgtaacatttatttattaggaCTCTGAGAGTAGTATAGAAAAATTAAGTGATGCTGGCGACCACAATGATCAGAATAGTAATTACCAACCCAGACGTAAAAATCCACATTATCATAGACATAATAGTTGGaataatcaacaaaattatcaaatgaTTAACTCTGGTAATTATCAATGAAAAGTATTTTCAATAGATTACAAATTAATGTTcagtaatttaaacaattttaggtAATAACCCACCTACACGAACTCAAAGAATAATATGCACTAGTCCAGCTAATAATTACCAACATCGTGGTTTCACAAacaacaattacaataataattataaccaccATCAAA
It contains:
- the LOC100166563 gene encoding terminal nucleotidyltransferase 4A isoform X1; this translates as MDPQIGWLQPEQVGPAQEFWSRILDFSEDTDSNDDKYSTETVQEEEDDDKYTLPLDWKFDFSIDDQEIKTSNLYEHGLFTNIASTYDMNKMQAHYIGKFGGCPWRHGKSYDRQPICTLHKEIEDFFAYMSATPEEHSMRLDVLERVTNVIHAEWPKAKVEVFGSFRTGLYLPTSDMDLVVIGEWDTLPLHSLAQALLKNSVCNENIQVLDKASVPIVKMTDKATDVRVDISFNMNNGVKSAEMIKHYMDVFPMLPKLVLVLKQFLAQRDMNEVFYGGISSYSLILMVVSFLQLHPRGDLNYPTANLGVLLIEFFELYGKKFNYMHTAIRVKDGGLYISKDEVQKDMADGHRPSILCIEDPLTPGNDIGRGSYGALQVKSVFEYAFTTLKAALDPQIVSPSFSILGRIVRVNDKVILYRQWVRDTYALQNTQRVIINNYLTTSNISNNVSVSTTTSSRASTVSSGSGSAESDSESSIEKLSDAGDHNDQNSNYQPRRKNPHYHRHNSWNNQQNYQMINSGNNPPTRTQRIICTSPANNYQHRGFTNNNYNNNYNHHQNYRPNAGNKHQYTGNYQPNFGNFISHKRQKRKNQTQDVR
- the LOC100166563 gene encoding terminal nucleotidyltransferase 4A isoform X2 is translated as MDPQIGWLQPEQVGPAQEFWSRILDFSEDTDSNDDKYSTETVQEEEDDDKYTLPLDWKFDFSIDDQEIKTSNLYEHGLFTNIASTYDMNKMQAHYIGKFGGCPWRHGKSYDRQPICTLHKEIEDFFAYMSATPEEHSMRLDVLERVTNVIHAEWPKAKVEVFGSFRTGLYLPTSDMDLVVIGEWDTLPLHSLAQALLKNSVCNENIQVLDKASVPIVKMTDKATDVRVDISFNMNNGVKSAEMIKHYMDVFPMLPKLVLVLKQFLAQRDMNEVFYGGISSYSLILMVVSFLQLHPRGDLNYPTANLGVLLIEFFELYGKKFNYMHTAIRVKDGGLYISKDEVQKDMADGHRPSILCIEDPLTPGNDIGRGSYGALQVKSVFEYAFTTLKAALDPQIVSPSFSILGRIVRVNDKVILYRQWVRDTYALQNTQRVIINNYLTTSNISNNVSVSTTTSSRASTVSSGSGSAESDSESSIEKLSDAGDHNDQNSNYQPRRKNPHYHRHNSWNNQQNYQMINSVI